Proteins encoded within one genomic window of Couchioplanes caeruleus:
- a CDS encoding DUF881 domain-containing protein has protein sequence MEYTTGTPSWRLVLRRALGGLRPRRRGQRQRGWSVGVPLIALAAGLLFTTSATTADGTALRDDRRPQLAQLIADKRVRLEARERQAGTLRAAVDEDAARLADVDEPVKEARQRADGMREPAGFTGLRGPGVTVTLNDSSRRTTDGGTNAPQNDDLVVHQGDVQAVVNALWAGGAEAMSIMDVRVISTSAVRCVGNTLLLHGQVFSPPFKITAIGEPTALRRALESAEGVQQFRDAVADFGLGYTETVERNVTVGAYDGSSDLRSAEVIE, from the coding sequence GTGGAGTACACCACGGGGACGCCCTCGTGGCGACTTGTCCTGCGCCGAGCCCTCGGCGGACTTCGGCCGCGACGGCGGGGTCAGCGGCAACGCGGCTGGTCGGTGGGCGTCCCGCTGATCGCGCTCGCGGCGGGTCTGCTCTTCACCACCTCCGCCACCACCGCCGACGGAACGGCCCTGCGCGACGATCGCCGGCCGCAGCTCGCCCAGCTCATCGCGGACAAGCGGGTACGCCTGGAGGCCCGCGAGCGGCAGGCCGGGACGCTGCGCGCGGCGGTCGACGAGGACGCCGCCCGGCTCGCCGACGTCGACGAGCCGGTGAAGGAGGCCCGCCAGCGCGCCGACGGCATGCGGGAACCGGCGGGGTTCACCGGACTGCGCGGTCCCGGCGTCACGGTGACGCTCAACGACTCCTCCCGGCGTACCACCGACGGCGGCACGAACGCACCGCAGAACGACGATCTGGTCGTCCACCAGGGTGACGTCCAGGCGGTGGTGAACGCCCTCTGGGCTGGTGGGGCCGAGGCAATGTCAATCATGGATGTCCGCGTCATCTCCACAAGCGCGGTACGCTGTGTGGGCAACACGCTGCTACTACACGGCCAGGTCTTCTCGCCGCCCTTCAAGATCACGGCAATCGGCGAACCCACGGCGCTGCGTCGGGCGTTGGAGTCCGCAGAGGGAGTCCAGCAATTCCGCGACGCCGTCGCCGACTTCGGCCTCGGCTACACGGAAACCGTCGAGAGGAACGTGACTGTGGGGGCTTACGACGGGTCGAGTGACCTCCGATCCGCCGAGGTCATCGAGTGA
- a CDS encoding class E sortase — MVPPDTPESWANSGRHRAPDGDAQTAFIPRITDASPDGVPGGPLEPPIGLGGPAVPHTDPVVARAAARATTPSVGANRRRGVPEADAAPSAGARQEAVVRPRRHDDPGDAAPRPRNEAPQRPADDRNDGRQRRVPAQANGVVQGITAAGAQGVTSTGAQGFSGGAQDPAATAVLRAPDVAARLPSSVPVKTPQAATAAEEAQPKRGERVVKLRPEQTGDGYKSVYSELTRPTLGSRIRTGIRVTGELMITFGLVVLLFAGYEVFGNSAKVENEQDTLATQLDEQWNDPTVAPSAGPTAKAPAAPGKGLVGRLYIPKFDMKWVVVDGVRPQDIRYAPGHYPDTAQPGRIGNFSVAGHRIRKIFWRLDELKTGDVIGVETRNNWYVYKVTASEVVKPNQVEVVAPVPGQPGKKATKAMLTLTTCNPKYNNYERLIVHAELVDSLKRDPTLPDAGKPAEMKA, encoded by the coding sequence ATGGTGCCGCCGGATACCCCCGAGAGCTGGGCGAACTCGGGTCGGCACCGCGCACCGGACGGCGACGCACAGACGGCGTTCATCCCCCGCATCACGGACGCGTCCCCGGACGGCGTGCCGGGAGGTCCGCTGGAGCCACCGATCGGACTGGGCGGTCCGGCCGTTCCCCACACCGACCCGGTCGTGGCCCGGGCCGCGGCCCGGGCCACGACACCTTCGGTAGGCGCAAACCGCCGGCGCGGAGTCCCCGAGGCGGATGCGGCACCGAGCGCCGGCGCTCGGCAGGAGGCTGTCGTCCGGCCGAGACGCCATGACGATCCGGGCGATGCCGCCCCCCGGCCGCGCAACGAGGCCCCGCAGCGACCGGCGGACGACCGGAACGACGGCCGGCAGCGGCGGGTGCCCGCCCAGGCGAACGGCGTCGTCCAGGGCATCACCGCCGCAGGCGCCCAGGGCGTCACTTCCACGGGCGCGCAGGGCTTCAGCGGCGGCGCGCAGGATCCCGCCGCGACCGCGGTGCTCCGGGCCCCCGACGTGGCTGCCCGCTTGCCCTCCTCCGTACCCGTGAAAACACCCCAAGCCGCGACGGCGGCCGAGGAGGCCCAGCCGAAGCGTGGCGAGCGAGTCGTCAAGCTGCGGCCCGAACAGACAGGTGACGGCTACAAGAGCGTGTATTCCGAGCTGACCCGGCCCACGCTCGGCTCGCGGATCCGGACCGGCATCCGCGTCACCGGCGAGCTGATGATCACTTTCGGCCTGGTCGTGCTGCTTTTCGCCGGCTACGAGGTGTTCGGCAACTCCGCCAAGGTCGAGAACGAGCAGGACACCCTCGCCACCCAGCTCGACGAGCAGTGGAACGACCCCACGGTGGCGCCGAGCGCCGGGCCGACCGCGAAGGCTCCCGCGGCACCGGGCAAGGGCCTGGTGGGACGTCTCTACATTCCCAAGTTCGACATGAAGTGGGTCGTCGTCGACGGCGTACGCCCGCAGGACATCCGGTACGCGCCCGGCCACTACCCGGACACGGCCCAGCCCGGCAGGATCGGCAACTTCTCGGTCGCCGGGCACCGCATCCGCAAGATCTTCTGGCGCCTGGACGAGCTCAAGACCGGCGACGTGATCGGCGTCGAGACCCGCAACAACTGGTACGTCTACAAGGTCACCGCCAGCGAGGTCGTCAAACCGAACCAGGTCGAGGTGGTCGCGCCGGTGCCCGGCCAGCCCGGCAAGAAGGCCACCAAGGCGATGCTGACGCTCACCACGTGCAACCCGAAGTACAACAACTATGAGCGGCTCATCGTGCACGCGGAGCTGGTGGACAGCCTGAAGCGGGATCCCACGCTGCCCGACGCCGGCAAGCCCGCCGAGATGAAGGCGTAG
- a CDS encoding aminodeoxychorismate/anthranilate synthase component II, with protein sequence MRILVIDNYDSFVFNLVQYLGQLGAECEVRRNDEISVAEVGGFGAAGILLSPGPGTPERAGITMDVIREYAGKLPMFGVCLGHQAIGAAFGATVTRAPELLHGKTSSVRHKGEGVLAGLPDPFTATRYHSLAVVPETLPEELEATGWTESGVVMAMRHRSLPIEGVQFHPESVLTEGGHTMLANWLAACGLPEALLRAPELAAEVETRRRSAFATA encoded by the coding sequence GTGCGCATCCTGGTGATCGACAACTACGACTCGTTCGTCTTCAACCTGGTGCAGTATCTCGGCCAGCTCGGCGCCGAGTGCGAGGTGCGCCGCAACGACGAGATCTCGGTCGCCGAGGTCGGCGGCTTCGGCGCCGCGGGGATTCTGCTCTCCCCCGGCCCGGGCACGCCCGAGCGAGCCGGGATCACCATGGACGTGATCCGCGAGTACGCCGGCAAGCTGCCCATGTTCGGCGTCTGCCTCGGCCACCAGGCGATCGGCGCCGCGTTCGGCGCCACGGTGACCCGCGCCCCCGAGCTGCTGCACGGCAAGACGTCGTCGGTGCGGCACAAGGGCGAGGGCGTCCTGGCCGGACTGCCCGACCCGTTCACCGCGACCCGCTACCACTCGCTGGCGGTGGTGCCGGAGACCCTGCCCGAGGAGCTCGAGGCGACCGGCTGGACGGAGTCCGGCGTGGTGATGGCGATGCGCCACCGCTCGCTGCCGATCGAGGGCGTCCAGTTCCACCCCGAGTCGGTGCTCACCGAGGGCGGCCACACCATGCTGGCCAACTGGCTGGCGGCGTGCGGCCTCCCGGAGGCCCTGCTGCGGGCCCCCGAGCTGGCGGCCGAGGTGGAGACCCGCCGGCGGTCCGCCTTCGCCACGGCCTGA
- a CDS encoding cell division protein CrgA: protein MPKSQVRKKKVYTPPTDVRPAVAAASKKPSPVWVPFSAVFLIVFGIAWLVVYYLSEQQYPVEAWRFWNLAIGFGCMVASLGILSRWR, encoded by the coding sequence GTGCCGAAGTCACAGGTTCGCAAGAAGAAGGTCTACACGCCGCCGACGGATGTCCGTCCCGCAGTGGCGGCCGCGTCCAAGAAGCCGAGTCCGGTCTGGGTGCCTTTCTCGGCGGTCTTCTTGATCGTGTTCGGCATCGCCTGGTTGGTGGTCTACTACCTCTCGGAGCAGCAGTATCCGGTCGAGGCCTGGCGCTTCTGGAACCTGGCCATCGGCTTCGGTTGCATGGTCGCCTCTCTGGGAATCCTCTCTCGCTGGCGATAG
- the pknB gene encoding Stk1 family PASTA domain-containing Ser/Thr kinase: MTAQARLLGGRYQVGELLGYGGMAEVHRGRDLRLGRDVAIKMLRSDLARDATFQERFRREAQNSAALNHPAIVAVYDTGEETSSTGEKQPFIVMEFVNGRTLKEVLAAEQRIQPRRALEMIADICAALEFSHRHGIIHRDIKPGNVMITQNGQVKVMDFGIARALASGATTMTQTSAVIGTAQYLSPEQARGESVDARSDVYAAGCVLFELLVGHPPFVGDSPVSVAYQHVREDPKAPSDINREVSPDIDAIVLKALAKNPLNRYQSAQEMRADALRAVSGRPVMATPVMNEAETMAMSGPMGQAPTAMTRPIPAAATGPGGPQPPERKTSSWVMAVLAALGVLAVVALGIGLAISNRDKESDAPPPQAIVPAVTKMSEEDAKVALKQAGFTNVVTGTPKTTNDCKDTVVEQIPPAKSSLRIDQQITLIMCQSPKKVTVPRNLVGGQQDAAETALRKEGLVPVIEYFDDDAREGAVIFVESEGKEVNPGTKITVRVSKGNLVEVPDVLGKDESGARALLEDRGFTNIKVEPTNEDGAVPGKVFRQTPAGKEKRPTSSAITLFVGAPDTPDPSGSQSPDPDVPPGGGDAGGTGTGIGDIIGN; encoded by the coding sequence ATGACGGCGCAGGCCCGCCTGCTGGGTGGCAGGTATCAGGTCGGCGAGCTGCTCGGTTACGGCGGCATGGCCGAGGTGCATCGTGGCCGTGACCTCCGGCTCGGTCGTGACGTGGCGATCAAGATGCTGCGGTCCGACCTCGCCCGGGATGCCACCTTCCAGGAGCGGTTCCGGCGGGAGGCGCAGAATTCCGCGGCTCTGAACCACCCCGCGATCGTCGCGGTCTACGACACCGGCGAGGAGACGTCGTCCACCGGTGAGAAGCAGCCGTTCATCGTCATGGAGTTCGTCAACGGGCGCACCCTCAAGGAGGTGCTCGCGGCCGAGCAGCGGATCCAGCCGCGCCGCGCCCTCGAGATGATCGCCGACATCTGCGCCGCCCTGGAGTTCAGCCACCGGCACGGCATCATCCACCGCGACATCAAGCCCGGGAACGTGATGATCACGCAGAACGGGCAGGTCAAGGTCATGGACTTCGGCATCGCCCGGGCCCTGGCCAGCGGCGCCACCACCATGACGCAGACCAGCGCCGTCATCGGCACGGCCCAGTATCTCTCCCCGGAACAGGCCCGCGGCGAGTCCGTCGACGCCCGTTCCGACGTGTACGCGGCCGGCTGTGTCCTCTTCGAGCTCCTCGTCGGCCACCCGCCCTTCGTCGGCGACAGTCCGGTCAGCGTGGCGTACCAGCACGTCCGCGAGGACCCCAAGGCACCCAGCGACATCAACCGCGAGGTGTCCCCGGACATCGACGCGATCGTCCTGAAGGCGCTGGCCAAGAATCCGCTGAACCGCTACCAGAGCGCGCAGGAGATGCGCGCGGACGCGCTGCGCGCCGTCTCCGGCCGTCCCGTCATGGCGACCCCGGTGATGAACGAGGCCGAGACCATGGCGATGAGCGGCCCGATGGGCCAGGCGCCGACCGCGATGACCCGCCCGATCCCGGCCGCGGCGACCGGCCCCGGCGGCCCGCAGCCGCCGGAGCGCAAGACGTCGTCGTGGGTGATGGCGGTGCTGGCGGCCCTCGGCGTCCTCGCCGTGGTCGCCCTCGGCATCGGCCTCGCCATCTCCAACCGCGACAAGGAGTCGGACGCGCCGCCTCCGCAGGCGATCGTCCCGGCGGTGACCAAGATGTCGGAGGAGGACGCGAAGGTCGCGCTGAAGCAGGCGGGCTTCACGAACGTCGTCACCGGCACGCCGAAGACGACGAACGACTGCAAAGACACGGTCGTGGAGCAGATTCCACCGGCGAAAAGCTCGCTGAGGATCGATCAGCAGATCACCCTCATCATGTGCCAGAGTCCGAAGAAGGTCACCGTTCCGAGAAATCTGGTGGGAGGCCAGCAGGACGCCGCCGAGACGGCCCTGAGGAAAGAGGGGCTGGTGCCGGTCATCGAGTACTTCGACGACGATGCCCGCGAGGGAGCAGTGATCTTCGTCGAGTCCGAGGGCAAGGAAGTCAATCCCGGCACGAAGATCACGGTGCGGGTGTCCAAGGGCAACCTGGTCGAGGTCCCCGACGTGCTGGGTAAGGACGAGTCGGGGGCCAGGGCGCTTCTCGAGGACCGTGGTTTCACCAACATCAAGGTGGAACCGACGAACGAGGACGGTGCCGTGCCGGGCAAGGTGTTCAGGCAGACGCCGGCCGGCAAGGAGAAGCGGCCGACGTCGTCGGCGATCACTCTCTTCGTCGGTGCCCCGGACACGCCCGACCCGAGCGGCTCCCAGTCGCCCGACCCGGACGTCCCGCCCGGCGGCGGCGACGCCGGCGGCACCGGCACGGGCATCGGGGACATCATCGGCAACTAG